One window of the Syngnathoides biaculeatus isolate LvHL_M chromosome 11, ASM1980259v1, whole genome shotgun sequence genome contains the following:
- the glra1 gene encoding glycine receptor subunit alphaZ1 isoform X3, which produces MRLSKMCRLNALSIYLWETLVFFSLAASKEVAARKAASPMPPSEFLDKLMGKVSGYDARIRPNFKDPKGSKNEATHKKGPPVNVTCNIFINSFGSIAETTMDYRVNIFLRQQWNDPRLAYSEYPDNSLDLDPSMLDSIWKPDLFFANEKGANFHEVTTDNKLLRISKNGNVLYSIRITLILACPMDLKNFPMDVQTCIMQLESFGYTMNDLIFEWDEKGAVQVADGLTLPQFILKEEKDLRDCTKHYNTGKFTCIEARFHLERQMGYYLIQMYIPSLLIVILSWVSFWINMDAAPARVGLGITTVLTMTTQSSGSRASLPKVSYVKAIDIWMAVCLLFVFSALLEYAAVNFIARQHKELLRFRRRRRHMKEDDGGDGRFGFPGSGYGVGPTCLQKDGVAAIKGNNNNNAGAGAAGGPPEKSIEEMKKLFISRAKRIDTVSRVAFPLVFLIFNIFYWIIYKIIRSEDIHKQ; this is translated from the exons ATGAGACTCTCCAAAATGTGCCGCCTGAACGCATTGAGCATCTACTTGTGGGAGACGCTCGTCTTCTTCAG CCTGGCGGCGTCCAAGGAAGTGGCGGCTCGAAAAGCCGCCTCCCCCATGCCGCCCTCCGAGTTCCTGGACAAGCTGATGGGCAAAGTGTCGGGCTACGATGCCAGGATCAGACCCAACTTTAAAG accCCAAAGGCTCCAAAAATGAAGCTACTCACAAGAAAG GTCCTCCCGTCAACGTGACCTGCAACATCTTCATCAACAGTTTTGGCTCCATCGCTGAGACCACCATG GACTACAGAGTCAACATCTTCCTGAGGCAGCAGTGGAACGACCCGCGTTTGGCCTACAGCGAGTACCCGGACAACTCCCTGGACCTGGACCCGTCCATGTTGGACTCCATCTGGAAGCCCGACTTGTTCTTCGCTAACGAGAAGGGGGCCAACTTCCACGAGGTCACCACCGACAACAAACTTCTGCGCATCTCCAAGAACGGAAACGTGCTCTACAGCATACG aatAACGCTGATTCTGGCCTGTCCCATGGACCTGAAGAACTTCCCGATGGATGTGCAGACGTGCATCATGCAGCTGGAGAGCT tTGGCTACACGATGAACGACCTGATCTTCGAGTGGGACGAGAAAGGCGCCGTGCAGGTGGCGGACGGCCTGACGCTGCCTCAGTTCATCCTGAAGGAGGAGAAAGACCTCAGAGACTGCACCAAACATTACAACACCG GCAAGTTCACGTGCATCGAGGCCCGCTTCCACCTGGAGCGGCAGATGGGCTACTACCTGATCCAGATGTACATCCCGTCCCTGCTCATCGTCATCCTGTCCTGGGTGTCCTTCTGGATCAACATGGACGCCGCCCCCGCCCGGGTGGGCCTGGGCATCACCACCGTGCTCACCATGACGACGCAGAGCTCGGGATCCCGAGCCTCCCTGCCCAAG GTGTCGTACGTGAAGGCCATCGACATCTGGATGGCCGTCTGCCTGCTGTTCGTCTTCTCGGCGCTGTTGGAGTACGCCGCCGTCAACTTCATCGCTCGCCAGCACAAAGAACTTCTTCGCTTCCGTCGCCGCCGGCGACACATGAAG GAGGACGACGGCGGCGACGGCCGTTTCGGCTTCCCGGGTTCGGGCTACGGCGTGGGCCCGACGTGCCTGCAGAAGGACGGCGTGGCGGCCATCaagggcaacaacaacaacaacgcgggggcgggggcggcggggggccCGCCCGAGAAGAGCATcgaggaaatgaagaaactctTCATCAGCCGCGCCAAACGCATCGACACGGTGTCGCGCGTGGCCTTCCCGCTGGTCTTCCTCATCTTCAACATCTTCTACTGGATCATCTACAAAATCATTCGCAGCGAAGACATACACAAACAATGA
- the glra1 gene encoding glycine receptor subunit alphaZ1 isoform X2, translating to MPPSEFLDKLMGKVSGYDARIRPNFKGPPVNVTCNIFINSFGSIAETTMDYRVNIFLRQQWNDPRLAYSEYPDNSLDLDPSMLDSIWKPDLFFANEKGANFHEVTTDNKLLRISKNGNVLYSIRITLILACPMDLKNFPMDVQTCIMQLESFGYTMNDLIFEWDEKGAVQVADGLTLPQFILKEEKDLRDCTKHYNTGKFTCIEARFHLERQMGYYLIQMYIPSLLIVILSWVSFWINMDAAPARVGLGITTVLTMTTQSSGSRASLPKVSYVKAIDIWMAVCLLFVFSALLEYAAVNFIARQHKELLRFRRRRRHMKEDDGGDGRFGFPGSGYGVGPTCLQKDGVAAIKGNNNNNAGAGAAGGPPEKSIEEMKKLFISRAKRIDTVSRVAFPLVFLIFNIFYWIIYKIIRSEDIHKQ from the exons ATGCCGCCCTCCGAGTTCCTGGACAAGCTGATGGGCAAAGTGTCGGGCTACGATGCCAGGATCAGACCCAACTTTAAAG GTCCTCCCGTCAACGTGACCTGCAACATCTTCATCAACAGTTTTGGCTCCATCGCTGAGACCACCATG GACTACAGAGTCAACATCTTCCTGAGGCAGCAGTGGAACGACCCGCGTTTGGCCTACAGCGAGTACCCGGACAACTCCCTGGACCTGGACCCGTCCATGTTGGACTCCATCTGGAAGCCCGACTTGTTCTTCGCTAACGAGAAGGGGGCCAACTTCCACGAGGTCACCACCGACAACAAACTTCTGCGCATCTCCAAGAACGGAAACGTGCTCTACAGCATACG aatAACGCTGATTCTGGCCTGTCCCATGGACCTGAAGAACTTCCCGATGGATGTGCAGACGTGCATCATGCAGCTGGAGAGCT tTGGCTACACGATGAACGACCTGATCTTCGAGTGGGACGAGAAAGGCGCCGTGCAGGTGGCGGACGGCCTGACGCTGCCTCAGTTCATCCTGAAGGAGGAGAAAGACCTCAGAGACTGCACCAAACATTACAACACCG GCAAGTTCACGTGCATCGAGGCCCGCTTCCACCTGGAGCGGCAGATGGGCTACTACCTGATCCAGATGTACATCCCGTCCCTGCTCATCGTCATCCTGTCCTGGGTGTCCTTCTGGATCAACATGGACGCCGCCCCCGCCCGGGTGGGCCTGGGCATCACCACCGTGCTCACCATGACGACGCAGAGCTCGGGATCCCGAGCCTCCCTGCCCAAG GTGTCGTACGTGAAGGCCATCGACATCTGGATGGCCGTCTGCCTGCTGTTCGTCTTCTCGGCGCTGTTGGAGTACGCCGCCGTCAACTTCATCGCTCGCCAGCACAAAGAACTTCTTCGCTTCCGTCGCCGCCGGCGACACATGAAG GAGGACGACGGCGGCGACGGCCGTTTCGGCTTCCCGGGTTCGGGCTACGGCGTGGGCCCGACGTGCCTGCAGAAGGACGGCGTGGCGGCCATCaagggcaacaacaacaacaacgcgggggcgggggcggcggggggccCGCCCGAGAAGAGCATcgaggaaatgaagaaactctTCATCAGCCGCGCCAAACGCATCGACACGGTGTCGCGCGTGGCCTTCCCGCTGGTCTTCCTCATCTTCAACATCTTCTACTGGATCATCTACAAAATCATTCGCAGCGAAGACATACACAAACAATGA
- the glra1 gene encoding glycine receptor subunit alphaZ1 isoform X1 — MSLAASKEVAARKAASPMPPSEFLDKLMGKVSGYDARIRPNFKGPPVNVTCNIFINSFGSIAETTMDYRVNIFLRQQWNDPRLAYSEYPDNSLDLDPSMLDSIWKPDLFFANEKGANFHEVTTDNKLLRISKNGNVLYSIRITLILACPMDLKNFPMDVQTCIMQLESFGYTMNDLIFEWDEKGAVQVADGLTLPQFILKEEKDLRDCTKHYNTGKFTCIEARFHLERQMGYYLIQMYIPSLLIVILSWVSFWINMDAAPARVGLGITTVLTMTTQSSGSRASLPKVSYVKAIDIWMAVCLLFVFSALLEYAAVNFIARQHKELLRFRRRRRHMKEDDGGDGRFGFPGSGYGVGPTCLQKDGVAAIKGNNNNNAGAGAAGGPPEKSIEEMKKLFISRAKRIDTVSRVAFPLVFLIFNIFYWIIYKIIRSEDIHKQ; from the exons CCTGGCGGCGTCCAAGGAAGTGGCGGCTCGAAAAGCCGCCTCCCCCATGCCGCCCTCCGAGTTCCTGGACAAGCTGATGGGCAAAGTGTCGGGCTACGATGCCAGGATCAGACCCAACTTTAAAG GTCCTCCCGTCAACGTGACCTGCAACATCTTCATCAACAGTTTTGGCTCCATCGCTGAGACCACCATG GACTACAGAGTCAACATCTTCCTGAGGCAGCAGTGGAACGACCCGCGTTTGGCCTACAGCGAGTACCCGGACAACTCCCTGGACCTGGACCCGTCCATGTTGGACTCCATCTGGAAGCCCGACTTGTTCTTCGCTAACGAGAAGGGGGCCAACTTCCACGAGGTCACCACCGACAACAAACTTCTGCGCATCTCCAAGAACGGAAACGTGCTCTACAGCATACG aatAACGCTGATTCTGGCCTGTCCCATGGACCTGAAGAACTTCCCGATGGATGTGCAGACGTGCATCATGCAGCTGGAGAGCT tTGGCTACACGATGAACGACCTGATCTTCGAGTGGGACGAGAAAGGCGCCGTGCAGGTGGCGGACGGCCTGACGCTGCCTCAGTTCATCCTGAAGGAGGAGAAAGACCTCAGAGACTGCACCAAACATTACAACACCG GCAAGTTCACGTGCATCGAGGCCCGCTTCCACCTGGAGCGGCAGATGGGCTACTACCTGATCCAGATGTACATCCCGTCCCTGCTCATCGTCATCCTGTCCTGGGTGTCCTTCTGGATCAACATGGACGCCGCCCCCGCCCGGGTGGGCCTGGGCATCACCACCGTGCTCACCATGACGACGCAGAGCTCGGGATCCCGAGCCTCCCTGCCCAAG GTGTCGTACGTGAAGGCCATCGACATCTGGATGGCCGTCTGCCTGCTGTTCGTCTTCTCGGCGCTGTTGGAGTACGCCGCCGTCAACTTCATCGCTCGCCAGCACAAAGAACTTCTTCGCTTCCGTCGCCGCCGGCGACACATGAAG GAGGACGACGGCGGCGACGGCCGTTTCGGCTTCCCGGGTTCGGGCTACGGCGTGGGCCCGACGTGCCTGCAGAAGGACGGCGTGGCGGCCATCaagggcaacaacaacaacaacgcgggggcgggggcggcggggggccCGCCCGAGAAGAGCATcgaggaaatgaagaaactctTCATCAGCCGCGCCAAACGCATCGACACGGTGTCGCGCGTGGCCTTCCCGCTGGTCTTCCTCATCTTCAACATCTTCTACTGGATCATCTACAAAATCATTCGCAGCGAAGACATACACAAACAATGA